Genomic window (Onychomys torridus chromosome 5, mOncTor1.1, whole genome shotgun sequence):
GGCAGCCTGGCCTAGGACTCCTGGGCCTGGGCCACCTCCTGGCCTGTTCTCCTGAGATTGCCCTTCACCTTCACGAATTCCGGGGCATTTTCTTGCTCTTCTTCTAATTTCTGCTTCTCAAGTTCAAGCTaaatagatttcaaaaacaagagAATTAGTTATGTACTGGGAGGCTTTTTAAAAGAATCCCAACTTTCAGAAAAAGGTATGTGTATAACTTTAGGAATGTTCATCTGTACAGAAGCATGAGCCTAATGCTTGCTGCCACAAACCACACCAAGAGGTGACAAGAATAAAAAGAACATCCTAGGCTCAGCATCCGGTTGCTCTGGAGTCTTTCTCACAGAAACCACATTAAATTGGACCAACACTTTGAGTACAGAGAGACTTCTTCAACTTTTCTGGAACACGTACGTGCatttgtgtgcatctgtgtgtgtggtgtggcgtgcatgcctgtgtgcatgtatgttcacaggagcatgtgtgtgcaggtctgTGAAAGGCTGAGGTTGACCTGGACAGTCTTCTTCAGTCACTAGCCACCatattcttttgaggcaggatctctcagttgaacccagagctggTCAACATGACTAGTCTACCTAGCTGGCTTGGTCTAGGACCCCTAGTCTACTTCCAAGTCTTAGAATGACAGGCTGGCTGCCACAACACATCCACCCCACATTTACACAGattctgaggatctgaattcaggtcctggTGCTAGCCAATGCTTTATTTAGCCTGAACATTCTTCCCAGCCCCTTGGACTGGGGACTGGCTCTGGTCTCTGGTGCTTTCCTTTTGGTCCTGAACAGAACCTGAGTGCCTGCCTTGGAAGGGATGTATGCCTTCCACTGGATTTGCTTCTTGTTTTCCCCGCagagtacacacatgcacatctggCCTGCTGGAATTCGGCTTGCCCAGCGTCCAGTGACCTCACGTCTCAGAGCTAGACTGCTTCTCATCCCAGCCCTACCTGCTCCAACTTCTGCTGCCGCTTTAGTAGTTCTATTTCCAGGTCGGATTTCTTCTTCTGCgcttcctccttcttctgcttTATCACTTGGTCTCGTTTCCTCTTCTCCATCACCTTCTGCAACTCCGGTTTATTCTGAGGGGCCAGACCCCtgcaagaagagaaaatgaaaaaaaaaaatgttagcttAATGGAAGTATCTTTCAGAAGAAGACATGTAATCAAAGGTATCAGCTGATGGACAAGGAATTAACCAGATGACTAAACCAAATGGTTCTTCAACAGGACTCAGACATTCGCCAGCATGGAAGAGAAGCCAAAAGCCTCTTCCAAAGAGTTCATAAAGTCCATGAACTCAATTAAAACACattaagcacctactgtgtgcaagACACTTGGCTTGCAAAGAAGACCAGGATGAGTGGGGAAGGCAGGCAGCAGCATGCTCATACAGTGGGTGGGGTAGATCCTCACAAGAGAGGTGAAGATGCATGCCCAGGACATGAGCTGAGTCCACCTGAAGTCATAAGTCGCAGCCTTTAGTCTCATGTGCTGAACACAGCTTAGGCACAGGCCATTCTcgaaaaatgactgagaaaaaTCTCCTACCTTTCATTTTCCAGATCTGAGAGGGGCTCGCTCTTGTACCTTTAAAAGGTCCATCCAAGGCTAGGCTGTTCGAAGGACAGAGGCATTGGAGCACACTCCCTCCTATCTACCAGCCAGCTATCCCAGAGTATCACTGTTATGTGCTTTATGATATATACAAGAGGTCAGACTTCAGGGAAACGCTACATTCCTGAGAAAGAAACTAGGAGGCCATTTCTTCAAATGGGGAAAACCAAAGCTCAAACAGACCATCCCCTGAGGAAATGCTTGGGGCAAGCTAACAGTAAGACCCCATCAACAT
Coding sequences:
- the Fam107b gene encoding protein FAM107B isoform X3 encodes the protein MAEPDYIEDDNPELIKPQKLINPVKTSRNHQDLHRELLMNQKRGLAPQNKPELQKVMEKRKRDQVIKQKKEEAQKKKSDLEIELLKRQQKLEQLELEKQKLEEEQENAPEFVKVKGNLRRTGQEVAQAQES
- the Fam107b gene encoding protein FAM107B isoform X2; its protein translation is MAVRVPRLKGEDSPLEDTDPKDSCLIPKNIMAEPDYIEDDNPELIKPQKLINPVKTSRNHQDLHRELLMNQKRGLAPQNKPELQKVMEKRKRDQVIKQKKEEAQKKKSDLEIELLKRQQKLEQLELEKQKLEEEQENAPEFVKVKGNLRRTGQEVAQAQES